A stretch of the Bacillus sp. FJAT-18017 genome encodes the following:
- a CDS encoding ankyrin repeat domain-containing protein — protein sequence MSKSFFLNAKWAPILLCCILFLQGCVTSNENQPIEEKKQMTNDIDTQLLQAAENQETETVEMLIEAGANINVQNEQGQTPTMIAAYHNDVETAKVLIKAGADVNKQDDMKNNPFLYAGAEGYLDILRLTIQAGADPAITNRYGGTALIPASEHGYTEVVIELLTKTDVDVNHINNLGWTALLEAIILNDGGKKQQQTIKLLIEHGADVNIPDGNNVTPLQHARERGFKEIEQILMDAGAN from the coding sequence ATGAGCAAGAGCTTTTTTCTGAACGCAAAATGGGCTCCAATCCTGTTATGTTGCATCCTGTTTCTTCAAGGATGTGTCACGTCGAACGAAAACCAGCCGATAGAGGAGAAAAAACAAATGACAAACGACATAGATACTCAGCTGCTTCAAGCTGCTGAAAACCAGGAAACAGAAACCGTAGAGATGTTAATTGAGGCGGGCGCCAATATAAATGTGCAAAATGAGCAGGGACAAACCCCTACGATGATTGCAGCCTATCATAACGATGTTGAAACGGCAAAAGTATTAATTAAAGCAGGAGCAGACGTCAACAAACAGGATGATATGAAAAACAATCCATTTCTGTATGCAGGTGCTGAGGGCTATCTTGATATTTTAAGGTTAACCATTCAGGCTGGAGCCGATCCGGCCATTACGAACCGTTACGGAGGAACCGCCTTAATCCCTGCTTCAGAACATGGATATACCGAAGTAGTGATAGAACTTTTAACAAAGACTGACGTTGATGTGAATCATATCAACAATCTTGGCTGGACTGCCTTGCTTGAAGCTATTATTCTAAATGATGGCGGCAAAAAACAACAGCAAACCATTAAGTTGTTAATTGAACATGGGGCCGATGTGAATATTCCGGACGGCAATAATGTTACCCCTTTGCAGCATGCGCGCGAAAGAGGATTTAAGGAAATTGAACAAATTTTAATGGATGCTGGTGCAAACTAA
- a CDS encoding sulfite exporter TauE/SafE family protein, which produces MRRLIILAFIGLAAQLVDGSLGMAYGVTSTSLLLMFGIAPAVASASVHMAEVVTTAASGVSHIRFGNVDKQVVYKLIIPGSIGAFLGAIFLGSIPGDIIKPYVSVFLLLLGVFVIYRFLFKFSTTNQPSIKKKGKKFFIPLGFIAGFFDATGGGGWGPIATPVLLTSSKMEPRKVIGSVDTSEFAIAVSSTIGFLLTLGWSQINVQWVIALMIGGLIAAPIAAWLIKIIPTNLLGTLVGGIIILTNIRTLLGALDVSQTISLFTYGSLAILWAAAIGFVVYKLRQGVAGTASLE; this is translated from the coding sequence TTGAGGAGGCTTATTATTCTTGCGTTCATTGGCCTGGCAGCACAGCTGGTTGATGGTTCCCTTGGCATGGCATACGGGGTTACCTCAACGTCTTTGCTGCTCATGTTCGGAATTGCTCCTGCCGTGGCCTCTGCTTCTGTCCATATGGCAGAGGTTGTAACGACAGCGGCATCCGGTGTATCGCATATCCGGTTTGGAAATGTTGATAAACAAGTTGTATACAAATTGATCATCCCTGGGTCAATTGGTGCTTTTCTCGGGGCAATTTTTCTGGGAAGCATCCCCGGTGATATAATAAAGCCTTATGTTTCCGTGTTCCTCCTTCTGTTAGGTGTTTTCGTTATCTACCGATTTTTGTTTAAGTTTTCCACTACAAATCAACCTTCTATTAAAAAGAAAGGCAAAAAGTTCTTTATTCCGCTCGGCTTTATTGCAGGTTTTTTTGACGCAACAGGCGGCGGGGGATGGGGTCCAATTGCAACTCCTGTCTTGCTGACAAGCAGCAAGATGGAGCCGAGAAAAGTTATTGGCTCTGTTGATACAAGCGAATTCGCAATTGCGGTCTCCTCAACGATTGGCTTCCTTTTGACGCTTGGCTGGTCACAAATCAATGTTCAATGGGTTATCGCCTTAATGATTGGCGGCCTGATTGCAGCACCCATCGCGGCCTGGCTTATAAAAATCATTCCGACAAACCTTTTGGGAACTCTAGTTGGAGGAATCATCATTTTAACCAACATCCGAACTTTGTTGGGGGCGCTTGATGTATCTCAGACAATCAGTTTATTCACTTACGGAAGCCTTGCCATCCTGTGGGCAGCAGCGATAGGGTTTGTCGTTTATAAATTAAGGCAGGGAGTTGCCGGAACAGCAAGCTTGGAGTAA
- the hmpA gene encoding NO-inducible flavohemoprotein, which translates to MLDQKTIEIIKSTVPVLEVHGEAITTKFYQMMFTDHPELLNIFNHANQKQNRQQKALAATVYAAAKYIDNLEAIIPVVKQIGHKHRSLGIKPEHYPIVGKYLLLAIKDVLGEAATDEIINAWAEAYGVIADAFISIEAEMYDEASSQKGGWAGFRNFIVERKVKESDVITSFYLKPQDGKKIASYQAGQYISVKLEIAGEKFTHMRQYSLSDSPGKEYYRISVKRETGSSNPDGMVSNYLHEKVEEGDILPISAPAGDFVLNTAKENPVVLLSGGVGLTPMVSMLKTVSEVQPERNVTFIHAAQNGKLHALRNEVEALSEKENIKSYVFYDSPTEDDRNENKFDVEGYVTREWLEENVPVSEADFYFCGPVPFMRAINSALKEIGVSDDRIRFEFFGPKGNL; encoded by the coding sequence TTGTTAGACCAAAAAACGATTGAGATTATTAAATCCACAGTTCCTGTTCTTGAGGTCCATGGGGAAGCAATCACCACGAAATTTTATCAAATGATGTTTACAGATCACCCTGAATTACTGAATATTTTTAACCATGCTAATCAGAAACAAAACCGCCAGCAAAAGGCGCTTGCAGCTACAGTTTATGCAGCGGCAAAATATATCGATAACCTGGAGGCCATCATTCCTGTTGTAAAGCAAATCGGCCATAAGCATAGAAGTCTTGGTATTAAACCAGAACATTATCCTATCGTAGGAAAATATCTGTTACTGGCAATCAAGGATGTCTTAGGTGAAGCTGCTACCGATGAAATTATCAATGCATGGGCCGAGGCCTATGGAGTAATTGCAGATGCATTCATCAGCATCGAAGCGGAAATGTATGATGAGGCATCCAGCCAAAAAGGCGGTTGGGCCGGTTTCCGGAATTTCATTGTGGAGCGCAAGGTGAAAGAAAGTGATGTTATTACTTCCTTCTATCTAAAACCCCAGGATGGAAAAAAAATTGCCTCCTACCAGGCGGGGCAATATATCAGCGTCAAGCTCGAGATTGCTGGAGAAAAATTCACCCATATGCGCCAATACAGCCTTTCGGACTCGCCGGGAAAAGAATATTACCGAATCAGCGTAAAGCGTGAGACAGGCAGCTCCAATCCAGATGGCATGGTGTCAAATTATCTTCATGAAAAAGTCGAAGAGGGAGATATCCTTCCCATCAGTGCTCCGGCTGGCGACTTTGTTCTAAATACGGCAAAGGAGAACCCAGTCGTTTTGCTAAGCGGCGGTGTTGGCCTGACTCCAATGGTTAGTATGCTTAAAACCGTTTCGGAAGTTCAGCCTGAAAGAAACGTTACCTTTATCCATGCGGCTCAAAATGGCAAATTGCATGCTCTAAGAAATGAGGTTGAAGCTTTATCTGAAAAGGAAAACATTAAATCATATGTTTTCTATGATTCACCAACCGAGGATGACAGAAATGAAAACAAGTTCGACGTAGAAGGCTATGTAACCCGTGAATGGCTGGAAGAGAATGTTCCTGTCAGCGAGGCAGACTTCTATTTCTGCGGACCGGTACCGTTTATGAGGGCCATCAATAGTGCTCTGAAGGAAATCGGTGTAAGTGATGACAGAATTCGTTTCGAATTTTTTGGGCCAAAAGGAAACCTGTAA
- a CDS encoding RrF2 family transcriptional regulator, with the protein MRLSSRGEYALRALICLGSDGGRLVSISEIAEKTLVPINYLEQLLLQLKRNGYVQSKRGVHGGYKLSRSANDIVIGEVIRNLEGPLAPMGCVSITSYESCPLEAGCMLKPLWALVRDTVAELLDHTTLKDLLDGKVYSNQ; encoded by the coding sequence ATGAGGCTATCGAGCAGGGGAGAATATGCGCTGCGGGCACTTATTTGCCTCGGAAGTGACGGAGGCAGGCTAGTCTCAATTAGTGAAATAGCAGAGAAGACACTTGTCCCAATCAATTATTTGGAACAGCTGCTTCTGCAGCTGAAACGAAACGGCTACGTCCAAAGCAAGCGTGGAGTACACGGTGGATATAAACTTAGCAGAAGCGCGAATGATATTGTCATTGGTGAGGTGATTCGGAATCTGGAGGGTCCCCTGGCGCCAATGGGATGTGTCAGCATAACATCGTATGAGAGCTGTCCTCTGGAAGCTGGCTGTATGCTAAAGCCGCTATGGGCACTGGTAAGGGATACAGTCGCTGAGTTACTCGATCATACAACCCTTAAGGATTTGCTGGATGGCAAGGTGTATAGTAACCAATGA
- a CDS encoding nucleoside deaminase gives MAHQDFMQLAINLAYDNTKNQNGKPFGAVIVKDGEVIATGVNEVLTTHDPTAHAELLAIREACTALGTTDLSGCELYASGEPCPMCLSAIYWANLQHVYYAFTAEEEEEVGLGTQYVYQQIALPLEERDIKLKRLDKNPQDNNPFALWKELNS, from the coding sequence GTGGCTCACCAAGATTTCATGCAACTGGCCATTAACCTGGCTTACGATAACACGAAGAACCAAAATGGGAAACCGTTTGGTGCTGTCATCGTTAAGGATGGAGAGGTGATTGCAACTGGGGTAAATGAAGTTCTGACAACTCACGATCCAACCGCACATGCTGAGTTGCTCGCTATTAGGGAAGCGTGCACCGCTTTGGGGACTACTGACCTTTCCGGCTGCGAGCTGTACGCAAGCGGAGAACCATGCCCCATGTGCCTAAGCGCAATTTATTGGGCTAATCTTCAACATGTTTACTATGCGTTTACGGCGGAGGAAGAGGAAGAAGTTGGCCTGGGAACACAGTATGTTTATCAGCAAATTGCCCTCCCATTAGAGGAAAGAGACATTAAATTGAAGAGATTGGACAAGAACCCACAAGACAACAATCCGTTTGCCCTTTGGAAAGAGTTAAACTCTTGA
- a CDS encoding antibiotic biosynthesis monooxygenase has product MFVQMRKMTIAEGNSDKVVERFSKPGIIEEQEGFVDLTVMVKKVRRGEEEVIIQIRWESEQYWKRWEKSDAHIAGHKANLGKPKPEYIISSESGLYEVAAVKGPAK; this is encoded by the coding sequence ATGTTTGTCCAAATGCGAAAAATGACCATTGCAGAAGGAAATTCCGACAAAGTAGTTGAACGTTTCAGCAAGCCCGGCATTATTGAGGAACAGGAAGGATTTGTAGACCTGACCGTTATGGTAAAAAAGGTCCGCCGCGGTGAGGAAGAAGTAATCATCCAGATTCGCTGGGAATCCGAACAATACTGGAAGCGATGGGAAAAGAGCGATGCCCATATTGCCGGCCATAAAGCAAACCTTGGCAAGCCGAAGCCTGAGTATATCATCAGCTCTGAATCGGGATTGTATGAAGTTGCCGCTGTAAAAGGGCCAGCGAAATAA